The Mycolicibacterium boenickei genome has a segment encoding these proteins:
- a CDS encoding acyl-CoA dehydrogenase family protein, which yields MTDESWPMVEEAVFRLFDELAGKGTPEHVAIGPRLADLGWSDIEAEYPVEACELLFRAQGRSLALTDCLDRVMLAELAGLLDGPADRVLLPDLTPGHLPGSDEHHISGIALGPLEGRLVVPVPGPMGSVSICVVDASGLHGERLDTFDASVCWTQVTGPLDTPLVEASTEWNQAIAAAQRALATELVALAEQALRIAVEHVSVRVQFGGPIGSFQSPRHALADASAALAGARALLGESWRYGGQLSAITTKSAAGRAHRAVSDVALQVCGAIGLTAEHDLHRYVTRGFQLDALCGSHDQLESLLGERLFETYTPGQALPAVVTWAE from the coding sequence ATGACCGACGAATCGTGGCCGATGGTCGAGGAGGCGGTATTCCGGCTCTTCGACGAGCTGGCCGGCAAGGGCACCCCCGAGCATGTGGCGATCGGCCCGCGGCTCGCCGACCTGGGCTGGTCGGACATCGAGGCCGAGTATCCGGTCGAGGCCTGCGAACTACTGTTCCGCGCCCAGGGCCGCTCGCTGGCACTCACCGACTGCCTGGACCGCGTCATGTTGGCGGAATTGGCCGGACTGCTCGACGGACCTGCCGACCGTGTCCTGCTGCCCGACCTGACGCCTGGGCACCTCCCTGGCTCCGATGAACACCACATCTCGGGTATCGCACTCGGCCCGCTGGAGGGCCGGTTGGTAGTCCCTGTACCAGGACCGATGGGTTCGGTGTCGATCTGCGTGGTCGACGCCTCTGGATTACACGGCGAACGCCTGGACACCTTCGATGCATCGGTCTGCTGGACACAGGTAACCGGTCCACTGGACACTCCCCTCGTCGAGGCGTCCACCGAGTGGAACCAGGCGATCGCCGCAGCACAGCGGGCTTTGGCCACCGAACTGGTAGCGCTGGCCGAGCAGGCGTTGCGGATCGCCGTCGAGCACGTCAGCGTGCGTGTGCAATTCGGCGGACCGATCGGATCGTTCCAGTCGCCCCGGCACGCGCTCGCGGATGCGTCGGCGGCGCTGGCCGGCGCGCGGGCTCTTCTCGGCGAGTCGTGGCGCTACGGCGGCCAGCTGTCGGCTATCACCACCAAGTCCGCAGCCGGGCGGGCGCACCGCGCGGTCAGCGACGTAGCACTGCAGGTGTGCGGCGCGATCGGCCTGACCGCCGAACACGATCTGCACCGCTACGTCACCCGCGGATTCCAGCTGGATGCGCTGTGCGGTTCGCACGATCAACTGGAGTCGCTCCTCGGCGAGCGGCTCTTCGAAACCTACACCCCGGGCCAGGCACTCCCCGCGGTCGTCACGTGGGCTGAGTAG
- a CDS encoding acyl-CoA dehydrogenase family protein, which produces MTAPADSAVTGRRHDEYVAQIAVFRQDFRRYLRELDVADQWRSAAFTSAEDGLAHDATVMARLYSDGWNRYGWPESAGGLGGNEIHRAVYYEELGYAMLPIPAQHWTLETLGPALLKFASHLGAQYLPGYLSGAEWWGQSFSEPESGSDLATLRTRAVYDGAGGFVLNGQKIWTSQGPTATRLLALVRTGAPESRHRGLTMMMVDADAPGVTIRPIALASGRRELAEVFFDDVRVDRERVVGDIDGGWAVAMHLMQYERGMYGYAVLNKVLTELSRLREDMVTAGSTAAQRQRFARVYVDVAAAQARTATTVRRLAAGEAVGADSSIDKLLFGRAERDVNDLVLEITRDHLIAGVGAGGAVLNTARAEWWYSRAATVMGGTAEVQRGIIADHLLGLPKERGK; this is translated from the coding sequence TTGACCGCCCCTGCCGACAGCGCCGTGACCGGCCGCCGTCACGACGAGTATGTCGCCCAAATCGCCGTGTTTCGCCAGGACTTCCGGCGCTACCTGCGTGAGCTGGACGTGGCCGATCAATGGCGCTCGGCCGCCTTCACCAGCGCCGAGGACGGCCTGGCCCACGATGCCACCGTAATGGCCCGGTTGTACTCCGACGGCTGGAACCGGTACGGATGGCCTGAGTCCGCAGGAGGGCTGGGCGGCAACGAAATTCACCGCGCGGTCTACTACGAGGAACTCGGCTACGCGATGCTGCCGATCCCGGCCCAGCATTGGACGTTGGAGACGCTCGGCCCGGCCCTGCTGAAATTCGCATCCCACCTGGGCGCCCAGTATCTGCCCGGTTACCTCAGTGGTGCCGAATGGTGGGGGCAGAGTTTCTCCGAGCCGGAGTCCGGCAGCGACCTGGCCACGCTGCGTACCCGCGCGGTCTACGACGGTGCCGGCGGATTCGTCCTCAACGGCCAGAAGATCTGGACCAGTCAAGGGCCGACGGCGACGCGCTTGTTGGCGCTGGTCCGCACCGGAGCGCCCGAGAGCCGCCACCGCGGACTGACCATGATGATGGTCGACGCTGATGCACCGGGTGTCACCATCCGGCCGATCGCGCTGGCCAGCGGACGCCGGGAACTGGCCGAGGTGTTCTTCGACGATGTACGCGTCGACCGCGAGCGAGTGGTCGGCGACATCGACGGTGGCTGGGCCGTGGCGATGCACCTGATGCAGTACGAACGCGGAATGTACGGCTACGCCGTGCTGAACAAGGTGCTCACCGAATTGAGCCGTCTGCGGGAGGACATGGTCACCGCGGGTTCGACCGCCGCACAACGTCAGCGCTTCGCCCGGGTGTACGTCGACGTCGCGGCCGCTCAGGCCCGCACCGCCACCACCGTGCGTCGGCTCGCCGCGGGTGAGGCGGTCGGCGCTGACAGCAGTATCGACAAGTTGTTGTTCGGCCGCGCCGAAAGAGACGTCAACGATCTCGTCCTCGAGATCACCAGGGATCACCTGATAGCCGGGGTCGGGGCCGGCGGGGCCGTGCTGAACACCGCGCGTGCCGAGTGGTGGTATTCGCGCGCCGCCACGGTGATGGGCGGTACCGCTGAAGTGCAGCGCGGCATCATCGCCGACCACCTCCTCGGCCTCCCGAAGGAGAGGGGCAAATGA